Genomic segment of Octadecabacter arcticus 238:
AACATCTCGATCTGGCATGGGAAAGAGGCAGGGGGCCATGTCCTCCCCCCTGCCTCCGACCGAGCGACCACTTTGGGTAGTCGCCCTACTCCGCGCTGGCATTAATGCCGGTTGGTGCGAAATCCTGCGTTGCGCATGCAGCGTGCGCGATATCCCTGGCGGCGTTGGCCGTTCTCAGTGCGCACACGGACGTGGCACTCTTGCGGCAAACGATTTGTGAAATTGTAATTGTTGGTCAGGCATCGCTGGGTAAACATCCGCACTGAATTACCGCGGCGAGTGTCGATGCTGCGCAGGCACTCTGCGGGCAAGACACGCCAGTTGCGCGGTTGTGGGGTTGGTTCAACCACCGGAGCAGGTCTGTCGTTGTTATTGTCGCTGAGGTGAACGGCCGCGCCGATGAACAACAGCGCAAGGAAACCAGCAATCGCATCTTCTTCTGATATTTGCGCAGACGCAGTCGTCGGCGAAACAGCAGTTAACGCAAGCGTAAGAGACAGAACACCAGCGCTGAGGGTCTTGGTGATTGAGTGAGCAAACATCGTATGATCCTTTCAGGTAATGCTGGGCAGCTTGCCAGCGTAGTATGGACCAACGATGGGGTGGTGGGCGCATGTCGTTCAATAACGTCACAGTGTTAACTGGTTTCAACGGCTCAGCGCACGGCGGATATTGAATAACATGGCGCGCACAGGCATGTTTCAGACATGAAACGCATTATCCCTCTCACTCTGGCATTCTTGGTGATGTCGACTGCGGCGCAGGCCGCGTGTTTTGCTGACTATAAAGCCAAGCGTGACGATCCCCTTCGGCTGCACTACGGTGTAGCTGAGATCATGGGCGCGTGTTCGCTAGAAGGCGCGCTTGTCGAACTGACGCCGCGCCTTGCTGCTGACGATTGGCAATTATTGAACATATTAGGCGTCTTTGAAGACGACGGACTTGAGGAGAGACAGGCCAGTGCTGGAGAAAACTACCTCCGCTATTGAATCGCGCCAGACAGGCAACAAAGTTGTCGTCAGTGGGATTTCAGCGATCGTTGTCATATTGGCAACCGCAGCGATTTTGTTGTTCGTGAACCTGCCAGATGCCAACGCGTTTAATGCGCGGGTTGAACAGCTGTTCGTCGAAAACGCATCGCTGACCGGACAGGCCGAAATCAAACTTCTAGAGATACTGGCCCAATCAGGCACCGCGTTTTCCGCGACCTTGGACAGCTACCGCTTTGTCATTTTCGTGTTGCTGGTGTTCGCGACTGCGTTGTTGATTGCATCGGTGATGTTCCTTGTGATGCTGATCGCAATGAACCGCCGGATGGGAAAGATCGAACGCAAAGGGATCGAGGTGAATTCACTGTTGATCTCACGCGATCAAAACATGGTCTACCTCAACGATTTTGAATTCAAACTGACCGATGCCGCGATTGAAACATTGAGCGCGCTGGCTGAAGCACGGATGGACGACGAAGTTCTGTCGGGTGCCGAGATCGAAGGCGTCATATCCGGCAGACCATCGTCGGACTGCGAAGAGGCCGCCGGCGCCACGCGGATCAAACGATTGCGCGATACCTTGGGCAACCAGATGATATCGGAATTGTTAGTGCGCAACATCGCGCGGCGCGGCTACATGTTGGCGATTGATAAAGACGTCATTCGCATGGTGTGACGCCAATTTTCCTAGGTCGGAACCTTATCCGCGGATAAGGCTTTTGCAACTTAACTATTTGTTAATAAGTAGATTAATAGCATCGTACGAAAACCGCGTTGTGCCCCCCACCCTCATAGCTCTGCCCAGCATCTTTCGCGCAATGATAGCCCATGCGACGGCACATCCAAACTACGGCTGGACCACTTAGAGTTCGAGGCCTCATGGAATGACTGTTTGTCAAAAGAGTCGGCAGCTATGATGCCTGACAGTTCATCGGCTCAACCACCCGCTCTCCCTTAGGTTGAGGTGAACAGTTAGGCTTTGGAACATAAAAGTTCGCATAGAAGATGGTGACCCCGATTGGATTCGAACCAATAACCTGCCCCTTAGGAGGGGGCTGCTCTATCCAGTTGAGCCACGGGGCCACGCTGTGCCTGTTTGCCGTGGAATGGGCCACGTCGCAAGGGCTTGGACATCTTTGGCTAAGGGCAGTAACGTTTAATTAGATCATCGACAGGATATTCCCATTGCAGACCAGATCCAAACGTCCCCTTACGCTGCGAGATGTCTCTGAGGCCTCTGGCGTGAGCGAAATGACCGTTAGCCGTGTGCTTCGAAAAAAAGGCGACGTCAGCGCTGCGACCCGTGAAAAAGTTCAGGAGGCGGCACGCAGGCTGGGATATGTGCCCAACAAAATCGCCGGCGCTTTGGCGTCACAGAGAGTTAATCTGGTGGCTGTGATCATACCGTCTTTGGGCAATATGGTTTTCCCTGAAGTTTTGTCAGGCATCAGCGAAGAACTTGAAGGTACCGAATTGCAACCCGTCGTTGGTGTGACCGACTATCAGCCGGAAAAAGAGGAAAAAGTCCTGTTCGAGATGCTGTCGTGGCGCCCAAGCGGTGTGATCATCGCGGGTCTCGAACATTCAGACGCATCACGAGCGATGTTGAAGCAAGCCGGAATTCCTGTGGTTGAAATTATGGATACCGACGGTGAAGCTGTGGACACGTCCGTGGGTATTTCGCACCGTCGCGCGGGCCGCATTATGGCGGAAGAAATCCTGAAGGCGGGCTACAAACGTATCGGGTTCATGGGCACGAAAATGCCGCTCGATCACCGTGCACGCAAACGCTTTGAGGGGTTCACGCAGACCCTCGCCAAGGGCGGGGTAGAGATTGCAGACCAAGAGTTTTACTCCGGTGGGTCGGCGCTCGCCAAGGGGCGTGAAATGACGGCCGCGATGCTTCGGCGCACGCCTGATTTAGATTTTCTTTATTATTCCAATGACATGATCGGTGCTGGCGGGCTGCTTTACCTACATGAAAAGGGCGCCGATATTCCCGCAAAAATCGGTCTTGCCGGCTTCAATGGCGTTGAACTGTTGGACGGGTTGCCGCTGCAACTGGCCACAATGGATGCCTGCCGCCGTGAAATCGGCCAGACTGCGGCGCGCATCATCGCCGCACGCAATGCTGAAGGGGCCAGTGACGAGGGCCAAGTGGTTGAATTGTCGCCAACGCTGTCTTTCGGCGACACATTGCGCACGAATTAAGCCAATGGCAGGATCGGAGTCCTTAAGCGGAAGTTGGACGGGTCGCTTTGACTACGACAACATCGCCCTTGGAACGCCAGTGTCCTTTGACGCGGTACTGATCGAAACTGGCAGCACTTTGCGCGGTGAAGTTGTCGAACCCAACACCTTTCGCGCCGAAGCGACCGACACGCTGCTTGCGGTGCTGACGGGAACGCGCAAGGGATCGACTGTCAACGGCAGAGTAAAAGTGAGCCAAAGGTCAGCGCAAAATGTTGCCACTTTGGGGTTGGGACAATCAGCGTATAGACGAGCGCCAGCATCCGGGCAGCCGCGCTTGTCATATAGCTGGCGTTTGCCCGGATGCTTTGGCCCGTCAGGGCCAATCTATGCTGATTGAGGTTCAGGTTTTGGGCGTTGCCTGACGCGCCTTACTCTGACCAAGGCGGTAGCTTTCGCCATTCATCTCTAGGATGTTGACGTGGTGGGTCAGGCGGTCGAGGAGTGCGCCTGTCAGGCGTTCTGACCCAAATGTTTCTGTCCATTCGTCGAATGGCAGGTTGCTTGTGATTAGCGTGGATCCGCGCTCGTAGCGTTGGGAGATCAATTCAAACAGCAGCTCAGCGCCGGTTTTGCTCAGTGGCACAAAGCCCAACTCGTCGATGATCAGCAGCTTGTAACCCACCATCTGCTTTTGAAGCCGTAGCAGTCTGCGTTCGTCTCTGGCCTCCATCAGCTCATGGACGAGTGCGGCGGCGGTGACAAATCCAACGGACATGCCTTTCTGGCATGCTGATAGGCCAAGGCCCAAGGCGACATGGGTCTTGCCGGTGCCCGAGGGGCCAAGCGAGATGACATTCTCACGCCGTTCGATCCATTCGCAACGCGCCAACTCCAGCACCTGCATCTTGTTCAGGGCGGGGATCGCCTTGAAATCGAAGCTGTCCAGACTTTTAACGGCTGGGAACTTTGCGGCTTTGATCCTGCGCTCGATCATCCTGCGTTCCCGGTCAATCATCTCCAGTTCGATTAGACGTGCAAGGAATTGCACATGGTCCAGTCCCTCGGCTGCGGCTTGCTTGGCCAGTTTGCTGTATTCCCGCAGAACGGTCGGCAGCCGCAGCGATTTGAGGCGGTGGTCCAGAAGGATTTGGGGAGCTTCAGTCATGCTGATTGCCCCCGCATCAAGGACATGTAACTGGCTGCAGATGTTGTGCCGACATTGGCCTTGGGCAGATAGGGATAGACATCCAGATCCAGCTTGGGTGGCCGCTGCTCGACTTGGCAAAGCACAAGATGTTTGACGGCATCAAAGCCAATTGCGCCCATGCGCAGCGCGTTTTTGATGGCGATGTGCAGGTCCCCCATCTCGAAGGTCTCCAGCAGCCGCAAGACCTGTACATACTCACGCCGCCCCGCCTTGATCATTCGGGCTTCCATCAAGCGGCGCAGGGTCGCAAATTCGTCCGGCAAGTCCCAGCCCGCCAAAGGGGCGGCTTGATCCAATGCGCCCGCCTTCTGCTCCAGCAGGGGCAAGTAGTGGATCGGGTCAAAGACCATGTCTTCGCGGTCCCAGCACCTTGGGTGGCGGGAAATGACGTCGCCACCACAGCCAATCACAACCTGATCGACATAGCCGCGTAGCCAGACGTCACGATGGCTATAGGCAACCGGAACGGAATAATCGTTGGTTTTATAGCGCACCAATGCTTGCGAGTTCACTTGGCCGCTGGCCTGATCACAGGCATCGAACGGAGATGCTGGCAGATCCATCATGGCCTCAAGATCGCGGGCCAAGCGTTGCCCGATGCTGTCGCTATGCCCGCGCAAGACATCGTTCTGGCGCTTGCGGCATTGCTCTTCCAGCCAAAGATTGAATGCCTCCCACGTGGCAAAATGAGGGATGGGCACCATGAAGTTGCGCCGGGCATATCCGACCAGACCCTCAACGGCGCCTTTATCGTTGCCCTTGCCCGGGCGACCATAACGATCCTGGATGAAGTAATGCGACAGAAACCCGCTGAACAGTTTGGTCCGCTTGCGTGAACCGTCTGGCAGGATCTTCGCAACAAGGCACCGGTCGTTGTCGTAG
This window contains:
- a CDS encoding winged helix-turn-helix domain-containing protein, whose product is MLEKTTSAIESRQTGNKVVVSGISAIVVILATAAILLFVNLPDANAFNARVEQLFVENASLTGQAEIKLLEILAQSGTAFSATLDSYRFVIFVLLVFATALLIASVMFLVMLIAMNRRMGKIERKGIEVNSLLISRDQNMVYLNDFEFKLTDAAIETLSALAEARMDDEVLSGAEIEGVISGRPSSDCEEAAGATRIKRLRDTLGNQMISELLVRNIARRGYMLAIDKDVIRMV
- a CDS encoding LacI family DNA-binding transcriptional regulator, producing MQTRSKRPLTLRDVSEASGVSEMTVSRVLRKKGDVSAATREKVQEAARRLGYVPNKIAGALASQRVNLVAVIIPSLGNMVFPEVLSGISEELEGTELQPVVGVTDYQPEKEEKVLFEMLSWRPSGVIIAGLEHSDASRAMLKQAGIPVVEIMDTDGEAVDTSVGISHRRAGRIMAEEILKAGYKRIGFMGTKMPLDHRARKRFEGFTQTLAKGGVEIADQEFYSGGSALAKGREMTAAMLRRTPDLDFLYYSNDMIGAGGLLYLHEKGADIPAKIGLAGFNGVELLDGLPLQLATMDACRREIGQTAARIIAARNAEGASDEGQVVELSPTLSFGDTLRTN
- the istB gene encoding IS21-like element helper ATPase IstB, with the translated sequence MTEAPQILLDHRLKSLRLPTVLREYSKLAKQAAAEGLDHVQFLARLIELEMIDRERRMIERRIKAAKFPAVKSLDSFDFKAIPALNKMQVLELARCEWIERRENVISLGPSGTGKTHVALGLGLSACQKGMSVGFVTAAALVHELMEARDERRLLRLQKQMVGYKLLIIDELGFVPLSKTGAELLFELISQRYERGSTLITSNLPFDEWTETFGSERLTGALLDRLTHHVNILEMNGESYRLGQSKARQATPKT
- the istA gene encoding IS21 family transposase, translated to MELYRKVRLARRGGMSERAAAVHFGISRASVKKMMSFSVPPGYQRTAKIKRPKLDGFTGFIDQWLQDDLSRNRKQRHTAKRIFERLRDEHQFRGGQTTVKNYVREHGRHHREMFVPLAHAPGHAQADFGEAMVVIGGVEQKAHFFALDLPYSDACFVRAYPAAVSEAWVDGHVHAFAFFGRVPQSVLYDNDRCLVAKILPDGSRKRTKLFSGFLSHYFIQDRYGRPGKGNDKGAVEGLVGYARRNFMVPIPHFATWEAFNLWLEEQCRKRQNDVLRGHSDSIGQRLARDLEAMMDLPASPFDACDQASGQVNSQALVRYKTNDYSVPVAYSHRDVWLRGYVDQVVIGCGGDVISRHPRCWDREDMVFDPIHYLPLLEQKAGALDQAAPLAGWDLPDEFATLRRLMEARMIKAGRREYVQVLRLLETFEMGDLHIAIKNALRMGAIGFDAVKHLVLCQVEQRPPKLDLDVYPYLPKANVGTTSAASYMSLMRGQSA